A single window of Flagellimonas maritima DNA harbors:
- a CDS encoding serine hydrolase domain-containing protein, with amino-acid sequence MKNSFFIVFIVLTLLWSCSESDNGGMDEPEVTNLYFPPSQSVEWETVSAAALGWDENVEEEIFDFLEEKNTRAFIILKDGKIVIERYFGEHDQNTSWYWASAGKTLTAFSVGLAQEEGLLDINSKTSNYLGEGWTSLSLDKENKINVWHQLTMTSGLDETEFDCITKECLTFIADAGIRWAYHNGPYTLLQSVVANASNMQWKDYFNSRLRNKIGMDGFWFATNDTNNVFFSTARSMARFGLLNLGNGKWNGEVILDDASYRTAMKNTSQNLNKSYGYLWWLNGKQSYRVPAFQTEFQGELIPNAPADTYAGLGKDDQKLYIVPSLGLVIVRMGGDAGDDLLGPSSFDNGLWEKLNEYIN; translated from the coding sequence ATGAAGAATTCATTTTTCATCGTTTTTATTGTTTTGACATTACTTTGGAGTTGTTCGGAATCTGATAATGGAGGCATGGATGAACCTGAAGTTACAAACCTATATTTTCCACCCAGTCAATCTGTTGAATGGGAAACGGTTTCTGCAGCAGCACTTGGCTGGGACGAAAACGTCGAAGAAGAAATTTTTGATTTTTTAGAGGAAAAGAACACAAGAGCTTTCATCATCTTAAAAGATGGGAAAATAGTCATTGAACGATACTTTGGAGAACATGACCAGAATACAAGTTGGTATTGGGCATCCGCAGGGAAAACTTTGACCGCATTTAGCGTAGGTTTGGCACAGGAGGAAGGCCTTTTGGATATCAACAGTAAAACATCCAATTATTTGGGAGAGGGGTGGACAAGTCTTTCGTTGGATAAAGAAAATAAGATAAACGTTTGGCATCAACTTACAATGACCAGCGGTTTGGATGAAACCGAATTTGATTGTATTACAAAGGAATGCTTGACTTTTATTGCGGATGCCGGCATAAGATGGGCATACCACAATGGACCATATACGCTATTGCAAAGTGTTGTTGCCAATGCTTCAAATATGCAATGGAAAGACTATTTCAACTCAAGATTACGGAATAAAATAGGAATGGACGGTTTTTGGTTTGCCACTAATGACACAAACAATGTCTTTTTCAGTACTGCACGAAGTATGGCGCGGTTTGGGCTTTTAAATCTGGGCAACGGCAAATGGAACGGGGAAGTTATACTTGACGATGCTTCTTATAGAACAGCAATGAAAAATACTTCACAAAATCTAAATAAATCCTATGGATACCTTTGGTGGCTGAACGGAAAACAGAGTTATAGAGTTCCAGCGTTTCAAACTGAATTTCAAGGAGAACTTATTCCCAATGCGCCAGCTGATACTTATGCAGGTCTTGGAAAGGATGACCAGAAACTATACATAGTACCCAGTTTAGGACTTGTTATCGTCCGTATGGGAGGTGATGCCGGTGACGATTTGCTCGGTCCGTCAAGTTTTGATAACGGATTATGGGAAAAACTGAACGAATATATCAATTAA
- the rimO gene encoding 30S ribosomal protein S12 methylthiotransferase RimO: MRTKSLKKNKINVVTLGCSKNIYDSEVLMGQLRANNKEVVHEEEGNMVVINTCGFIANAKEESVNTILEYVQKKEEGNIDKVFVTGCLSERYKPDLEKEIPNVDEYFGTSDLPNLLKALGADYKHELIGERLTTTPKNYAYLKIAEGCDRPCSFCAIPLMRGKHRSKPIEELVSESEKLAAKGVKELILIAQDLTYYGLDLYKKRNLAELLQALVKVDGIEWIRLHYAFPTGFPMDVLEVMKNEPKICNYIDIPLQHIADPILKSMRRGTTKAKTTKLLIDFREAVPEMTIRTTLIVGYPGETEEDFQTLKNWVKEMRFERLGCFTYSHEENTHAYTLVDDVPEAVKQKRANDIMEIQSQISWELNQEKIGKSFQCIIDRKEGNYFVGRTEFDSPDVDNEVLINAAEHYVKIGDFTNIAITEASDFDLYGVPVLDSNSIL; the protein is encoded by the coding sequence ATGCGTACAAAGTCGCTCAAGAAGAATAAAATCAATGTAGTAACCCTAGGATGTAGTAAAAACATCTACGATTCAGAGGTGCTTATGGGACAACTACGTGCCAATAATAAAGAAGTGGTCCATGAGGAAGAAGGCAATATGGTGGTCATAAATACCTGTGGATTTATAGCCAATGCGAAAGAGGAAAGCGTAAACACGATCTTGGAATACGTTCAAAAGAAAGAGGAGGGCAATATTGACAAGGTTTTTGTAACAGGTTGTTTGAGCGAACGCTATAAACCGGATTTGGAAAAGGAGATTCCAAACGTGGATGAATATTTTGGCACTAGCGACTTGCCCAATTTATTGAAAGCTTTAGGGGCTGATTACAAGCATGAGTTGATTGGTGAGCGCCTGACCACAACACCTAAGAATTACGCCTATTTAAAGATAGCCGAAGGTTGTGATAGACCTTGCTCTTTTTGTGCGATTCCGTTAATGCGGGGTAAGCACAGAAGCAAGCCCATCGAAGAACTGGTCTCGGAATCAGAAAAATTGGCAGCAAAAGGGGTAAAAGAACTTATTTTGATTGCACAGGACTTGACTTACTATGGACTTGACCTTTATAAAAAAAGAAATCTGGCAGAATTGCTCCAAGCTTTGGTAAAAGTAGATGGAATTGAGTGGATTCGCTTACACTATGCCTTCCCTACAGGATTTCCAATGGATGTGCTTGAGGTCATGAAAAATGAACCGAAGATCTGTAATTATATCGATATTCCTCTGCAACATATTGCAGATCCTATTCTAAAGAGTATGAGGCGGGGAACCACAAAAGCGAAAACAACCAAGTTGCTTATAGATTTTAGGGAAGCCGTCCCTGAAATGACCATACGTACTACATTGATCGTCGGTTATCCCGGGGAAACGGAAGAAGATTTTCAGACACTGAAAAATTGGGTGAAGGAGATGCGTTTTGAAAGATTGGGTTGTTTTACCTATAGTCATGAGGAAAATACACATGCTTACACTTTGGTAGATGATGTTCCCGAAGCTGTAAAGCAGAAACGTGCCAATGATATTATGGAAATACAGTCCCAGATTTCATGGGAGCTCAACCAAGAGAAAATAGGGAAATCGTTTCAATGTATCATTGATCGAAAAGAAGGTAATTATTTTGTTGGCAGAACTGAATTTGACTCACCGGATGTGGATAACGAAGTACTTATCAACGCTGCCGAACATTATGTAAAAATTGGGGACTTTACAAATATTGCCATAACTGAAGCATCTGATTTTGATTTATATGGTGTTCCTGTCCTGGATTCGAATAGCATTCTGTGA
- a CDS encoding anti-sigma factor, whose amino-acid sequence MMEKDKILKEGLLEQYILGSLSKEDTATIESILQNDIELKQQLDLLEADLERISFENAIEPPLNVKLALQSELEESQVKKTNWVPLFAAASLAVLFLLGSLWMYTQWQNAEQNLESLQDRTVNLQQRLENLEQNYQLTSNRLETINNPNVVPLVLYGNHIAPNAKAVAYVNHKNKLVLINPQGLPKLPRDKTYQMWSDVEGEMVNMGVVPTDEKLVVLKYIDHAESLNITIEPAGGNDHPTVEQLVSYVIL is encoded by the coding sequence ATGATGGAAAAGGATAAAATACTGAAAGAAGGGCTTTTGGAGCAATACATATTAGGCTCGCTATCAAAAGAAGATACGGCTACGATAGAAAGTATTCTGCAAAATGACATCGAATTAAAACAACAGTTAGATTTGTTGGAAGCAGATCTTGAGAGAATATCCTTTGAAAATGCTATTGAACCACCATTAAATGTCAAACTTGCTTTACAAAGCGAATTGGAAGAATCTCAAGTAAAAAAAACCAATTGGGTTCCACTTTTTGCAGCTGCAAGTCTCGCCGTTCTTTTTCTTTTGGGTTCTCTTTGGATGTATACTCAATGGCAAAATGCAGAGCAGAACTTGGAGTCCCTGCAGGATAGAACCGTAAATCTACAACAACGTTTGGAAAACTTGGAACAAAACTATCAGCTTACTTCCAATCGGCTGGAAACGATCAACAATCCAAATGTTGTTCCGTTAGTACTGTACGGAAACCATATTGCGCCAAATGCCAAAGCAGTTGCTTATGTAAATCATAAAAATAAGCTGGTGTTGATAAATCCGCAAGGGCTGCCTAAACTACCTAGAGATAAAACCTATCAAATGTGGAGCGATGTAGAAGGCGAAATGGTAAATATGGGTGTTGTACCTACGGACGAAAAATTGGTTGTGCTAAAATACATCGACCATGCCGAGTCCTTAAATATTACGATAGAACCTGCTGGGGGCAATGACCACCCTACGGTTGAGCAATTGGTTTCTTATGTAATACTTTAG
- a CDS encoding RNA polymerase sigma factor, giving the protein MKTPQVDSELIARLSNGDKSALYGLYDKYSAALYGVIIRMCRDGAQAEDLLQETFVKIWRNIDRYDPDKGKFYTWAYRIARNTTLNSFKGKDNLIQSGDLSVYKDKATEPEPNYLQLKGSLKKLEPHHQEAIALIYFKGYTHQEAHEKMGVPLGTFKSYVRQALKQLRKSYTNELVWLWFIFEMIA; this is encoded by the coding sequence ATGAAAACACCTCAAGTCGATTCTGAGCTAATTGCCCGTTTGTCCAATGGCGATAAGAGCGCACTTTATGGCTTATACGATAAATATTCCGCTGCTTTGTATGGTGTAATAATACGTATGTGCAGAGATGGAGCGCAAGCAGAAGATCTATTGCAAGAGACTTTTGTGAAAATTTGGAGAAACATAGACCGCTACGATCCTGACAAAGGAAAATTTTATACCTGGGCCTACAGGATTGCAAGAAACACGACGCTTAATTCGTTCAAAGGAAAGGATAACCTCATCCAAAGTGGAGATTTAAGTGTATATAAAGATAAAGCAACTGAACCTGAACCTAATTATTTGCAATTGAAAGGTTCATTAAAAAAGTTGGAGCCCCACCACCAAGAAGCGATTGCTCTTATATATTTTAAAGGATATACCCACCAAGAGGCACATGAAAAAATGGGAGTGCCATTGGGAACCTTTAAGTCTTATGTAAGGCAAGCATTAAAACAATTACGAAAATCATATACCAATGAATTAGTATGGCTTTGGTTTATTTTTGAAATGATAGCATGA
- a CDS encoding fasciclin domain-containing protein, translating into MKKVIFILSTFALFLFVQHARAQESQDIVDVAVSVEDFSTLVTALKAADLVETLKGDGPFTVFAPVNSGFAKIDSKTLNSLLMPENKDKLSAILTYHVVSGKIAAADVVAALEKGNGKAELVTVNGGKITAMKKDDGIYLMDANGKHSKIAKTDVMASNGVIHIIEDVVMPN; encoded by the coding sequence ATGAAAAAAGTAATTTTTATCCTTTCAACGTTTGCACTGTTTTTATTCGTACAGCATGCAAGAGCACAAGAATCTCAGGACATTGTAGATGTTGCAGTATCCGTAGAAGATTTTTCTACCTTGGTGACCGCACTAAAAGCTGCGGATTTGGTAGAAACACTAAAGGGGGATGGTCCATTTACAGTATTTGCTCCAGTAAACTCAGGATTTGCAAAAATCGATTCCAAGACCCTTAATTCTTTATTGATGCCAGAGAATAAGGATAAATTATCCGCTATTTTAACATACCACGTAGTATCAGGCAAAATAGCTGCTGCAGATGTAGTAGCGGCGCTTGAAAAAGGAAATGGTAAAGCTGAACTTGTAACGGTTAACGGTGGGAAAATCACTGCTATGAAGAAAGACGACGGAATCTATCTTATGGATGCGAACGGAAAACATAGTAAGATAGCCAAGACAGATGTCATGGCATCAAATGGTGTTATCCATATTATAGAAGATGTTGTAATGCCCAACTAA
- a CDS encoding DUF3999 family protein yields MKNRLLTLFVLFSCGWTFGQMQEYEAKIPLNGISNQWHSVPLPIPVFDKLKQDLTDIRVYGTTKNDTIEAPYLLKVAKGEKVKKQVDFKLLNKASNAKGYYFTYEIPTIEAINKIQLHLKNENIDAKALLEGSQNQNEWFTILEDYRILTIKNNQTDYSFTELNFPNSKYKYYRLLLISDIKPDLDSASISLEENLEAEYQEYKVKGFRTANENKKTYIEIYLKQRVPLSHLKINVLSQFDYYRPISIKYVTDSIETEKGWKYYYRNLSSGILTSVENNEFEFPSTLVKKLRVEIQNYDNQPLKIGKIDAKGYMHVLVARFTERADYSLVYGNKNAPKPIYDIAFTKNNTPENLSPLVLGKEEMIPKTEKPQNKPLFENKWWLWGIMGLLILVLGGFTLTMLQKKG; encoded by the coding sequence GTGAAAAATAGACTTCTAACGCTTTTTGTTCTTTTTTCCTGTGGATGGACCTTTGGTCAGATGCAAGAGTATGAAGCCAAAATTCCCTTAAATGGAATATCCAACCAATGGCATAGCGTGCCCTTACCAATTCCGGTATTTGACAAACTGAAGCAGGATTTAACAGATATCCGAGTTTACGGCACCACAAAGAATGATACCATCGAGGCACCTTACCTTTTAAAAGTCGCAAAAGGTGAAAAAGTAAAGAAACAAGTCGATTTTAAATTATTGAACAAGGCCTCAAATGCCAAAGGATATTACTTTACTTATGAAATCCCGACTATAGAAGCTATCAACAAGATACAACTACATCTAAAAAATGAAAATATTGATGCAAAAGCACTATTGGAAGGCAGCCAAAATCAAAATGAATGGTTCACCATTCTTGAGGATTATAGAATACTCACCATCAAAAACAATCAAACTGATTATAGTTTTACTGAGCTGAATTTTCCAAATTCAAAATACAAGTATTATCGGTTGCTATTGATCAGCGATATAAAACCCGACTTGGATTCGGCAAGTATCAGTTTGGAAGAAAATTTGGAGGCAGAATATCAAGAATATAAGGTAAAAGGATTTAGAACGGCCAATGAAAATAAAAAAACATATATAGAAATCTACCTAAAACAGCGTGTACCCCTAAGTCATCTAAAAATAAATGTTTTAAGCCAGTTTGATTACTACCGCCCAATATCCATAAAATACGTTACCGATAGTATTGAGACCGAAAAAGGCTGGAAGTATTATTACAGAAACCTTTCATCTGGAATTCTGACCTCCGTGGAAAACAATGAATTCGAGTTCCCAAGTACTTTGGTAAAAAAACTAAGAGTTGAAATCCAAAATTATGATAATCAGCCACTTAAAATAGGAAAAATCGATGCAAAAGGATATATGCATGTACTGGTTGCCCGTTTTACAGAGCGAGCCGATTATTCATTGGTCTACGGAAATAAGAATGCACCTAAACCAATATACGACATTGCATTCACCAAGAACAATACTCCAGAAAACCTATCCCCACTGGTTTTAGGAAAAGAAGAAATGATTCCAAAAACAGAAAAACCACAAAACAAGCCATTGTTTGAAAACAAATGGTGGCTTTGGGGAATCATGGGACTCTTAATTTTGGTATTGGGAGGATTTACACTAACAATGCTTCAAAAAAAAGGCTAA
- a CDS encoding DUF2339 domain-containing protein: MANQELLNLLLEKLELLYKKHQDFNIEINELRKEIQNLSNTQASGVTENDVSVAEKTVQPLQQPVKEESKPIVEENTNSVTKKPIPQKSSPNKIKAPKGKSNWEKFIGENLINKIGILITVIGVAIGAKYSIENNLISPLTRIILGYLVGLGLVGFSIKLKSKYENYSAVLLSGALAILYFITFAAYSFYGLFPQTMAFVLMLLFTAFGVVAALNYNKQVIAHIGLVGAYAIPFLLSDGSGNAEVLFTYMAIINIGIGIIAFKKYWKLLYYAAFGFSWLIFISWISFSYENDTQFALAFVTATVFFIIFYVTFLAYKLIKSEKFKISDIIMLLLNSFIYYGIGYGLLSQTQTGEELVGLFTLGNAIIHFVVSVLIFKRKLADKNLFYLISGLVLTFITIAIPVQLDGNWVTLLWAFEASLLFWIGRTKKVAVYEYLSYPLIFLSFVSLIHDWALSYQGNWFYYDKKITPFINVTLLTSIICILSYSFVNWVNGKYPLENKTILSRIMSVCAPALVLITLYFAIFLEIDYYFEQIFENTKFEVQGDDSYNYSQYNYDIKDFGGIWLINYSLLFLSLLAFANIKKIQNRVLGIVVLSFSILVGFIFLTNGLYTLSELRESYLNQTSAEYYKIGIFNVWIRYIAIAFFGTLLFAIHKLIRQPFMRINFEIPFEILVHTSILWIASSELLNWMDIAGSNQSYKLGLSILWGLYSLLLIVLGIWKKRKYLRIVAIVLFGITLLKLFFYDIASLNTISKTIVFVSLGVLLLIISFLYNKYKHIITEESEK, encoded by the coding sequence ATGGCCAACCAAGAACTGCTTAACCTTCTATTGGAAAAATTGGAATTGCTCTACAAGAAGCATCAAGATTTTAATATTGAGATAAATGAATTGCGGAAAGAGATTCAGAACCTTAGTAATACGCAAGCTTCAGGTGTAACCGAGAATGATGTCAGTGTAGCGGAAAAAACTGTACAACCATTACAACAGCCCGTAAAGGAGGAATCAAAACCTATTGTAGAAGAAAATACAAATAGTGTTACAAAAAAACCTATTCCCCAGAAATCTTCGCCGAACAAAATAAAAGCTCCCAAAGGAAAGTCTAATTGGGAAAAATTTATTGGTGAGAACCTGATCAACAAAATAGGTATTCTTATAACTGTAATTGGTGTGGCAATTGGAGCTAAATACTCTATTGAAAATAACTTGATAAGCCCGCTTACAAGAATTATTTTAGGTTATCTGGTCGGTTTGGGATTAGTGGGTTTTAGTATAAAATTAAAATCGAAGTACGAAAACTATAGTGCTGTATTGTTAAGTGGTGCTTTGGCCATACTTTACTTTATAACTTTTGCCGCATATAGTTTTTATGGGCTTTTTCCACAAACCATGGCGTTTGTCCTAATGCTTTTATTTACGGCTTTTGGCGTGGTTGCAGCTCTCAATTACAATAAACAAGTGATTGCACACATAGGTTTGGTGGGGGCGTATGCAATACCTTTTTTACTAAGTGATGGTTCTGGGAACGCAGAAGTTTTGTTTACCTATATGGCGATTATCAATATTGGTATCGGAATTATCGCATTTAAAAAGTATTGGAAGCTTTTATACTATGCGGCATTTGGATTCTCTTGGCTTATTTTTATCTCTTGGATTTCTTTTTCCTATGAAAATGATACACAGTTTGCGTTGGCCTTTGTTACGGCCACTGTATTCTTTATCATCTTTTATGTAACTTTTCTTGCCTACAAACTGATCAAATCCGAAAAGTTCAAAATATCGGATATTATCATGCTTTTGCTCAATTCCTTTATTTATTATGGAATTGGCTATGGGCTACTATCGCAGACCCAAACAGGGGAAGAGCTTGTGGGTTTGTTCACACTCGGCAATGCCATCATACATTTTGTAGTAAGCGTATTGATTTTTAAAAGAAAACTCGCTGATAAAAATTTATTTTATTTAATATCTGGACTTGTGCTTACTTTTATCACCATAGCCATTCCTGTACAATTGGATGGTAATTGGGTGACGCTTCTCTGGGCGTTTGAAGCTTCATTATTGTTTTGGATAGGCCGTACCAAAAAGGTGGCAGTTTATGAATATTTATCATATCCCTTGATTTTTTTGAGCTTTGTAAGTCTTATTCATGACTGGGCATTGAGTTATCAGGGAAATTGGTTTTACTATGACAAAAAAATTACTCCGTTCATTAATGTTACGTTGCTTACATCTATCATATGTATATTGTCCTATAGTTTCGTGAATTGGGTAAATGGTAAATATCCTTTGGAAAATAAAACAATATTGTCAAGGATTATGTCAGTTTGTGCTCCTGCACTGGTGCTGATAACTTTGTACTTTGCCATTTTTCTGGAAATAGATTATTACTTTGAACAAATATTCGAGAATACGAAATTTGAGGTACAAGGGGACGATAGTTATAATTATTCACAATACAATTATGATATAAAGGACTTTGGAGGAATATGGCTCATAAATTATTCACTCTTGTTCCTAAGTCTTTTGGCATTCGCAAATATTAAAAAAATACAGAATAGGGTCTTGGGAATTGTGGTTTTGAGTTTCAGTATTCTGGTGGGCTTTATTTTTTTGACCAACGGTCTATATACTTTGAGCGAGTTGAGGGAAAGTTATTTAAACCAAACTTCTGCAGAGTACTATAAAATCGGCATTTTTAATGTTTGGATTCGATATATAGCCATCGCTTTTTTTGGAACTCTTTTATTTGCCATCCATAAATTGATACGCCAACCCTTTATGCGCATCAACTTTGAAATTCCTTTTGAAATTCTAGTACATACGTCAATTCTTTGGATTGCAAGTAGTGAATTGCTCAACTGGATGGATATTGCCGGGTCCAACCAGTCCTATAAACTTGGCTTGAGTATTCTCTGGGGTCTTTACTCTTTGCTATTAATTGTCCTTGGTATTTGGAAAAAGAGAAAATATCTTCGCATAGTGGCCATCGTATTATTCGGCATTACTCTATTAAAACTGTTCTTTTACGATATAGCATCGCTCAATACCATTTCAAAAACTATTGTATTTGTTTCCCTTGGGGTGTTATTGCTTATCATATCGTTTCTTTATAATAAGTATAAACATATAATTACCGAAGAAAGTGAAAAATAG
- a CDS encoding serine hydrolase, which translates to MKKQISIYFLTLTFFSISCTEGHDQNPLEKALASDHTAIKRVMDSLEQYEVQIRYTQIDRRNDSVFFNDFDFQVDKENYFYPASTVKFPAAVAALEKINEIDSLSVNTKFYIEGDSTETTFAKAISEIFAVSDNAANNRLIEFLGQDDLNRRIRSKGIEPIRIAHRLSTPNADNVTTKPLITYLNDSTMTTSQSIINTAPKPLQINKLKKGTGFYADDSLQQGAFDFSLKNHYPIQAQHSLLKRVIFPSNFPKEERFNISDAQHELLLKSMHTLPGKLDYDTEEYYDSFVKFFMFGDSKDTIPKHIKIYNKVGYAYGTLTDCAYIKDEKNNIDFMITATILVNKDGIFNDNVYEYEEIGIPFLAQLGREIHSLELNRKR; encoded by the coding sequence ATGAAAAAACAGATTAGTATCTACTTTCTTACATTGACCTTTTTTAGTATTTCGTGCACAGAAGGCCATGATCAAAATCCTTTGGAAAAGGCATTGGCGTCCGATCATACTGCTATAAAAAGAGTTATGGACAGCTTGGAACAATATGAGGTACAAATAAGATATACTCAAATAGACAGGAGGAACGACAGTGTGTTTTTCAATGATTTTGATTTTCAAGTTGATAAGGAAAATTACTTTTATCCTGCCAGTACCGTAAAATTCCCTGCAGCTGTTGCTGCTCTGGAAAAAATAAATGAGATAGATTCCCTGTCAGTGAACACCAAATTCTATATTGAAGGTGATTCAACAGAAACTACTTTTGCAAAAGCAATTTCCGAGATTTTTGCAGTATCCGATAATGCGGCGAATAATCGATTGATAGAATTTTTAGGACAGGATGATTTGAATCGGCGAATTAGGTCAAAAGGGATTGAACCTATAAGAATAGCACATCGACTATCCACGCCCAATGCGGACAATGTGACGACCAAGCCGTTGATTACCTATTTGAACGACTCCACTATGACGACAAGTCAGTCGATTATAAATACAGCTCCAAAACCATTGCAGATCAACAAATTAAAAAAGGGGACAGGATTTTATGCGGACGACTCCCTTCAACAAGGAGCCTTTGATTTTTCTTTAAAAAACCATTACCCTATCCAAGCCCAACATAGTTTGCTTAAACGTGTTATTTTCCCTTCGAATTTTCCAAAAGAAGAACGTTTTAATATTAGTGATGCACAACACGAATTGTTATTGAAGTCTATGCATACCCTTCCTGGCAAGTTGGATTATGATACCGAAGAATATTATGATAGTTTTGTTAAGTTTTTTATGTTCGGTGATTCTAAGGACACAATTCCAAAGCATATAAAAATATACAACAAGGTAGGTTATGCTTACGGCACTCTTACGGATTGCGCCTATATAAAAGATGAAAAAAATAATATTGATTTCATGATAACTGCTACAATACTGGTCAATAAAGATGGTATCTTCAATGATAATGTTTATGAATACGAAGAAATTGGAATCCCATTTTTAGCTCAATTGGGAAGAGAAATCCATAGCTTGGAACTAAATCGAAAAAGGTAG
- a CDS encoding SRPBCC family protein encodes MRYITEIVVNLPREKFIEKLDNPENMKHWQSGLVDYEFLSEPANEEGSRMGLRYKMGKREFEMVETIIKKNLPSELHTIYDTKGVQNIQKNYFKEEGTSTRWISESEFKFSGFGMKLMGFLMPGAFKKQSLKYMKDFKAFAEDGTSVLHT; translated from the coding sequence ATGAGGTACATAACCGAAATAGTTGTCAATTTGCCCCGTGAGAAGTTTATTGAAAAATTGGACAATCCTGAAAACATGAAACATTGGCAAAGTGGACTTGTGGACTATGAGTTCCTTTCAGAACCGGCAAATGAAGAGGGTTCGCGAATGGGTTTAAGATATAAAATGGGAAAACGTGAATTTGAAATGGTGGAAACCATCATCAAAAAAAATCTCCCATCTGAATTGCATACTATTTACGATACCAAAGGCGTACAGAACATTCAAAAAAACTATTTTAAGGAAGAGGGAACTTCGACCAGATGGATATCTGAAAGTGAGTTTAAGTTTTCAGGTTTTGGAATGAAGTTAATGGGATTTTTAATGCCCGGAGCCTTTAAAAAACAATCGCTTAAATACATGAAAGATTTTAAGGCATTCGCAGAGGACGGTACATCTGTATTGCATACTTAA
- a CDS encoding peptidyl-prolyl cis-trans isomerase translates to MFFLQKSKKSSFLVIGLFVLSSCNSLFKEKEVKEPLARVGDSYLYEDDIASLISNDMAAQDSALFVSNYINNWASKQLLLSKSKINLSEEKLKEFDRLVNDYKADLYTRAYIEALVLKEQDTALTTSQLKEYYEKEMENFRLNEKLVQLRFIGLPSQFLDKDAVIDKMKNWKDADKRYLDSIAVQFKKIHFNDSIWVSASRIMEEIPLITFINEEKYLKKSQFFELQDSTEVYLGRVKDVLEIGDTAPFEYIAPDIRQLILNRRKLNYIRKLETEILDEAIKKNEFEVYEKNE, encoded by the coding sequence ATGTTTTTTCTTCAAAAAAGTAAAAAATCTTCCTTTCTTGTTATTGGACTTTTTGTTCTTTCCTCTTGCAATTCCCTTTTTAAGGAAAAGGAAGTTAAGGAACCTCTGGCAAGAGTAGGGGATTCATATCTGTACGAAGACGACATTGCGTCCTTGATCAGTAATGATATGGCAGCACAAGACAGTGCATTGTTTGTAAGCAACTACATTAACAATTGGGCATCAAAACAGTTATTGTTGTCCAAATCCAAAATAAATCTTTCAGAGGAAAAACTCAAAGAGTTTGATCGTTTGGTGAATGACTATAAAGCTGATTTGTATACAAGAGCCTATATCGAAGCACTGGTATTGAAAGAACAGGATACCGCTTTGACCACTTCCCAATTAAAAGAATATTATGAGAAGGAGATGGAAAATTTTAGGCTTAACGAAAAATTGGTACAATTGCGATTCATAGGATTGCCTTCCCAATTTTTAGATAAAGATGCAGTTATCGATAAAATGAAGAATTGGAAAGATGCCGATAAACGCTACTTGGATTCAATTGCGGTCCAATTCAAGAAAATCCATTTTAATGATTCAATATGGGTAAGTGCATCAAGGATTATGGAAGAAATACCATTGATTACGTTTATAAATGAGGAGAAGTACCTAAAAAAATCACAATTTTTTGAATTACAGGATTCTACAGAGGTATATTTGGGGAGAGTAAAGGATGTATTGGAAATAGGCGATACAGCTCCCTTTGAATATATTGCCCCAGATATAAGACAGTTAATTCTAAATAGGCGTAAGCTCAATTATATACGTAAATTAGAAACTGAGATTCTTGATGAAGCCATAAAAAAGAATGAATTTGAAGTCTATGAAAAAAATGAATAG